A section of the Bacillus horti genome encodes:
- a CDS encoding ion channel — translation MKLIVYIILLLCIGVMTISFTRLFRFNTEQCPVFSWTHFLLLIWAYLILTVGFSLIYLSLEFLGNPILAFNYSVTPGSISYIGNLIYFSLVTMLTVGYGDITPIGLGKFIASTQALIGYLLPAAFLASGIAKSTQKWSRSG, via the coding sequence ATGAAGCTTATTGTATATATCATATTGTTGCTTTGCATCGGTGTTATGACGATTAGCTTTACAAGACTTTTTCGTTTTAACACGGAACAATGTCCTGTGTTCTCTTGGACCCACTTTTTATTGTTAATCTGGGCTTATTTAATTTTGACCGTTGGTTTTTCTCTTATATATCTCAGTTTAGAGTTTCTAGGCAATCCGATTCTGGCCTTTAACTATAGTGTAACTCCCGGATCCATTTCATATATTGGCAACTTAATCTACTTTAGCTTGGTCACTATGCTGACGGTAGGCTATGGAGACATAACCCCCATAGGTCTGGGGAAATTTATTGCTAGTACCCAAGCGTTAATCGGGTACTTATTGCCAGCTGCTTTCTTAGCATCCGGTATAGCAAAATCAACACAAAAATGGAGTCGATCGGGATAA
- a CDS encoding cyclic-di-AMP receptor, whose translation MKLMICITNKKYGSSLIKTLGKNGYGVTKLASTGGFLKEGNDTLLIGVGNQDVSELKQLMKASVEELEKQKGWKPKEHRFTSFVINGQNFLPLLHKNKHND comes from the coding sequence ATGAAGCTTATGATTTGCATCACGAATAAGAAGTATGGCTCTAGCTTAATTAAGACTCTAGGTAAAAATGGATATGGAGTAACAAAGCTGGCAAGCACGGGTGGCTTTTTAAAGGAAGGGAACGATACACTACTGATTGGTGTAGGTAATCAAGATGTTAGTGAATTGAAACAGTTAATGAAGGCTTCAGTGGAGGAGCTAGAGAAACAGAAAGGCTGGAAGCCTAAAGAACATCGTTTCACCTCTTTTGTGATCAATGGACAGAATTTTTTGCCCTTGCTCCACAAGAATAAGCATAACGATTGA
- a CDS encoding glycosyl hydrolase family 18 protein: MQVEKLPSRKAKKSSVSFKLFLALLIALFLTASILILYIVIQQVKVNDERVLPYPEPELHDELGTFYPVIYQGVLEEDKVLHQGEEFYIPLDMLVTYIDPTLHYDAGEQVLILTTEHNVITLKSNALTNEIKGETTELQFPILEADGEVYVPYSPFTDVYPFSFTLHEQTNVLELRSNLHVPVQGRAYAPVAEGKEPEYVYVRTEPTVEAPYVEALAHDTEIEMITEQSGWYYVQTEAGALGFVPKEDAVFTGIMKLPIADLSGSGFDGDKESFQAWNPIGSKINMTWEHVVSRTPNPDNIDPMPGVNVVSPTWFHFQDEDGSLSNFADKSYVDWAHQQGYQVWALVTNEFDPDLTTTILSSYEKRRNVIRQLVYFSELYDLDGINIDFENVYLADKENVVQFMRELTPYMHDLGLVVSIDVTIKSTSEMWSMFLDRPALGEIVDYMMIMTYDEHWGSSPVAGSVASLPWVENGLRGVLEEVPNEKVLLGIPFYTRLWKEEQGEDGQTKVSSRAFSMSGIENWMAERDVDFTFDEATGQHYAEYEDTEEKAVYKIWLEDERSVAQRIELVHKYDLAGVASWRRGFEKPVIWEVIEEGLHSVQ; this comes from the coding sequence TTGCAGGTTGAAAAGCTTCCATCACGAAAAGCAAAAAAATCCTCAGTCAGCTTCAAATTATTCCTTGCCCTGCTTATCGCTTTGTTTTTAACGGCAAGTATCCTTATTCTGTACATCGTTATCCAACAGGTTAAGGTGAATGATGAAAGGGTGCTCCCGTACCCGGAGCCGGAGCTGCATGACGAACTGGGGACCTTTTATCCCGTAATTTATCAAGGTGTCTTAGAGGAAGACAAAGTGTTGCATCAAGGAGAAGAGTTTTACATTCCTTTAGACATGCTTGTTACTTATATTGATCCAACGCTACATTATGATGCTGGGGAGCAGGTTTTAATACTTACCACAGAGCATAATGTTATTACGTTAAAGAGCAACGCTTTAACTAACGAAATTAAAGGGGAGACAACAGAGCTCCAATTTCCTATTTTAGAGGCTGATGGTGAGGTCTATGTTCCATATTCTCCGTTTACCGACGTTTATCCATTTTCGTTTACTTTACATGAGCAGACCAATGTTCTTGAGCTTCGCTCTAATTTGCATGTCCCTGTTCAGGGCAGAGCCTATGCTCCGGTGGCTGAAGGCAAAGAGCCAGAATATGTGTATGTACGGACGGAGCCTACTGTCGAAGCTCCATACGTTGAGGCTCTTGCTCATGACACAGAAATTGAAATGATTACAGAACAGAGTGGTTGGTACTATGTTCAAACAGAAGCGGGAGCATTAGGCTTTGTTCCTAAAGAAGATGCTGTTTTTACAGGAATCATGAAGCTTCCAATTGCAGATTTAAGTGGTTCAGGCTTTGATGGAGATAAGGAGTCCTTCCAAGCGTGGAATCCGATTGGCTCTAAAATTAATATGACTTGGGAGCATGTGGTCAGCCGAACTCCGAATCCTGACAACATCGATCCTATGCCCGGAGTTAATGTAGTATCTCCGACATGGTTCCATTTTCAAGATGAGGATGGTAGCTTAAGCAATTTCGCGGATAAAAGCTATGTGGATTGGGCTCACCAGCAAGGCTATCAGGTGTGGGCGTTGGTGACGAATGAGTTTGATCCTGATCTAACGACTACCATTTTATCTAGCTATGAGAAACGAAGGAATGTGATTCGTCAGCTTGTTTACTTTTCTGAGCTATACGATCTTGACGGAATTAACATCGATTTTGAAAATGTGTACTTAGCCGATAAAGAAAATGTAGTCCAGTTTATGAGGGAGCTTACCCCTTACATGCATGATTTAGGTTTGGTTGTATCTATCGACGTAACAATCAAATCAACAAGTGAAATGTGGTCTATGTTTCTTGATCGACCAGCGTTAGGAGAAATCGTAGATTACATGATGATCATGACCTATGATGAGCACTGGGGATCAAGTCCAGTAGCTGGCTCAGTAGCCTCCCTCCCTTGGGTTGAAAATGGTCTGCGAGGAGTCTTAGAAGAAGTGCCTAATGAGAAGGTGCTTTTAGGGATTCCTTTCTATACAAGGCTATGGAAGGAAGAACAGGGCGAAGACGGTCAAACAAAGGTCAGTTCAAGAGCTTTCTCCATGTCTGGAATCGAAAATTGGATGGCTGAAAGAGATGTTGATTTTACGTTTGATGAGGCAACCGGTCAGCATTATGCCGAATATGAGGATACAGAAGAGAAGGCTGTCTACAAAATATGGCTAGAGGATGAGCGCTCCGTTGCTCAGCGGATCGAGCTGGTGCACAAATATGATTTAGCTGGTGTGGCGTCTTGGCGTAGAGGCTTTGAAAAGCCAGTGATCTGGGAAGTGATTGAAGAGGGGTTACATTCTGTTCAATAA
- the perR gene encoding peroxide-responsive transcriptional repressor PerR yields the protein MTNHLGLAMDKLKATGVRMTPQRHAILAYLFETMEHPTADDIYKALEEKFPSMSVATVYNNLRLFKEAHLVRELTYGDASSRFDANVSDHYHAICRQCGKIADFDYPFLDEIQTAATKETGFQVDSHRLEVYGLCEECHSVRKAN from the coding sequence ATGACAAATCATTTGGGTCTGGCCATGGATAAGTTGAAAGCCACTGGTGTCAGAATGACTCCTCAGCGTCATGCCATATTAGCCTATTTATTTGAAACGATGGAGCACCCCACGGCGGATGATATTTATAAAGCGCTTGAGGAGAAGTTTCCAAGCATGAGTGTAGCTACGGTTTACAACAATCTACGCCTTTTTAAAGAAGCGCATCTGGTTCGTGAGCTAACTTATGGCGATGCTTCTAGCCGATTTGATGCCAATGTTTCTGATCACTACCATGCGATTTGTCGCCAATGTGGTAAAATTGCTGATTTCGATTATCCTTTTTTGGATGAGATTCAAACAGCGGCTACAAAGGAAACTGGTTTTCAGGTAGATTCCCATCGCTTAGAAGTTTATGGCTTATGTGAAGAGTGTCATTCCGTAAGAAAGGCTAATTAA
- a CDS encoding GNAT family N-acetyltransferase produces MNKRKPKGLEGELVYLSPVSSEDANLYYDELFDPEARKLTGTKVLFTFDQVVQYLKDRSMSSTSVLCFIVLQKNDEIIGDIALQDIDTTNRSGGIRISINKHNHQGRGYGTEALKLMLDYGFGQLNLHRIELTVYDYNERAIHVYEKVGFKVEGRLRDALYYDHAYHDTIFMSILEDEFRQLYKQT; encoded by the coding sequence ATGAATAAAAGAAAACCGAAGGGGCTGGAAGGAGAACTTGTCTATTTAAGTCCAGTTAGTAGCGAAGACGCCAATCTATACTATGATGAACTATTTGATCCAGAGGCTAGAAAGCTAACAGGAACTAAAGTTCTTTTTACATTTGACCAGGTAGTCCAATACTTGAAAGATAGATCCATGAGTTCAACTTCCGTCCTATGCTTTATTGTCTTGCAAAAAAACGATGAAATTATTGGTGACATCGCTCTCCAAGATATTGACACAACGAACCGTAGTGGTGGGATACGGATTAGTATTAACAAACATAATCATCAGGGACGGGGGTACGGAACAGAAGCTTTAAAGCTTATGCTTGATTATGGCTTTGGGCAGCTGAACCTTCATAGGATTGAGCTAACGGTTTATGATTACAATGAAAGAGCGATTCATGTTTATGAAAAAGTTGGCTTTAAAGTTGAAGGTAGGTTAAGAGATGCTTTGTATTATGATCACGCCTATCATGACACTATTTTTATGAGTATCTTGGAGGATGAATTTAGACAGCTCTATAAGCAAACTTAG